Part of the Longimicrobium sp. genome is shown below.
GTGCTGGCGCCCAGCTATCCCTTCCTCGCCAAGCCGTTCGGCGCCGCCGAGCTGCTGGAGATCGTGCGCGCCGTGCTGGCCGTGAGGGCGCCGTGAGCGAAGGGATGCTGCGGGTCGTTATAGTGGACAAAGGGGACGGCACGACACCCTCGCCCCCGAATTCGCGGGCGATGCGCGTTGCCACGCACGACGAAGCGGTCGCGGCGGCGCTGTCCGGCACGTGCGACGCGGTGGTCCTGCGCGACGGAGGCGACGCGCTCGGCTGCGTCCGGCAGCTGGCGGGGCACGCCGTTCCGGTCATCGTCCTGGTGGAGGAGGGCGACCCCGCCGAATTCGCGCGGGCCGGCGCCGCCGCGTCGCTCCCGTACGCCGCGGCCACTCCGGAGCTGCTGGAGTGCCTGCTGCGGCACGCCATGGCCGCGCGCCAGGTGATCGCGCGCGAGGAAGGGTGCCGCCACCTCCTGGAGCTCCTGCGCGAGGCGGTGCTGGTGCAGAGCGGTGAGGCCGTGGCCTACGCCAACGCCGCCGCCGCCGCCATGCTGGGGCTGTCCCGCCCCGAAGACCTGCTGGGCCGCCCCGTGGCGGAGCTCTTCCACCCCGAGCTCCGCGAGCGTGCCGCGGAGTACATCCGCACCGCGGCTGCGGGAGAGCGCGCGCTTCCCGCCCACGAGCGCCTCCTGGGCGCGGACGGTGCCGCCATCGACGTGGAGATCACCGCAGGCGCCGTGGAGTACGCCGGGGAGCCGTCGGTGCTCATCGTGGCGCGCGACATCCGCGAGCGCCTGCGGCTGGAGGAGCAGCTCCGGCTGGCGCAGCGCATGGAGGCGGTGGGGCGGCTGGCGGGTGGCGTGGCGCACGACTTCAACAACCTCCTCACCACCATCAAGGGGAACGCAGACCTGCTGGCGATGGACATCCCCGCCGACTCGCCCAGCGTGGAGGACGTCGCGGAGATCCAGTCCGCCACCGTGCGCGCCGCCGCCCTCACGCGGCAGCTCCTCGCCTTCGGCCGCGGGCAGGTGCTCATCCCCCGCGTGCTGGACCTGAACGCGGCGCTCTCCGCCTCGCTCCCCATGCTCCGCAGCCTGGTGCCGGAAAAGGTGGAGGTCGCCACCGTGCTGGACCCGGCCATCTCGCCGGTGCACGCGGACCCGCAGCAGCTAGACCAGGTGCTGGTGAACCTGGCCCTCAACGCGCGCGACGCCATGCCGCACGGCGGCACGCTGCGCCTCGTGACCACCAACGCCGTCGTCGCCGAGTCCGATCCGCGGCCCGCGTACATGGCCGCGGGCGAGTACGTGCGCCTCAGCGTGAGCGACGACGGCCACGGGATGGACGACACCACGCGCCAGCAGGTCTTCGAGCCGTTCTTCACCACGCACGGGCCCGGCAAGGGCGCGGGGCTGGGGCTGGCGACGGTGTACGGGATCGTGAAGCAGAGCGGCGGCTACATCACCGTGGAGAGCGAGCTGGGGCGCGGCACCACCTTTCACATCCTCCTCCCGCGCGTCACCGACACCGACCCCGCCGCCGACGCGCCGCCCGAGCTCGCGCCCGCCACCGCGCGCGGCACGGTGCTCCTAGTAGAGGACGAGGACCCGGTGCGCCGCGTGACCGCTCGTGCCCTGTTTCGGCGCGGCTTCGGCGTGCTGGAGGCGCGCGACGGACGCGAGGCGCTGGAGCTGTGGGAGGAGCACGGCGCCACCGTTGACGTGGTGCTCACCGACCTGGTGATGCCGCACATGGGCGGCGAGGAGCTGGCGCGGCACCTGGGCGCCGCCTCCCCCGCCCTCCCCATCCTCTTCATGACGGGCTACACGCGCGGCGCCGCCCTCAACCGCGAGGCCCTCGGCCCCGGCGCCGAGGTCGTCCACAAGCCCTTTGACGCCGACGAGCTGGCCGAGCGCATCGCGCGGATGCTGGAGCGGTAGGGGGCCCTCACCCCCGGCTCGTTACACTCGCCTGCCCCCTCTACCGATAACAGGAGAGGGCTGCGCCCTCCTGTCATCGGTAGAGGGGGCGGAGATTGGTGCCGTTCGGCTGGCGTCGGTCCGGCGCATGTGCCCCCTCCCCCCGGGCCCCCTCCCCCGCCTGCGGGGGCGCAGGGCGGGTGAGGGGGAGAACTGCGTGTGCACCGCAGATGCGCTCGTAGGGGCGCGATTCATCGCGCCCACCCTTGAACCGCCTCGACATCGGCACCCCACACACATCCCGCGTAGGGGCAGCCCCACGTGGCTTCCCGCGCCATGGACGTGCGCCGAATCGTGCCGGCCTTCGCGAACCCGTTCCGATGCCGCGTTTCTCGAGCCGGCTTCAGCCGCCTTCCCGTGGTTCCAGCCGGGGGCTTCAGCCCCCGGCGCTGCCCCGGCACCCGATGTCCCCGGCGCCGCCGTCCTCCACGATGCCCGCCGCTGCTGTCAGGTGTTAGGTACAATCAGGAGGCGGGCCCATTGCGGCGCGCCCGCTGGATCCGCGGTGCAGCGGAGGCGGGTGCCCCAGCCGGCGTCCGTGCGCGCGGCGGTGGCGGTGTGGAGCTCGCAGGCGGGGTCGCCGGCGCGCTGCTGGAGGGAGACGACGGGGCGCGCGCGGTGGGTCAGGACCAGGGGGACCGAGACGCTCGCATCCCCGCCGCGCGTGCGCTCCACGCGGACCTGCTCCGTGCCAGCCGCGCCGCCCAAGGCCGATGCAAGCTTCAGCTCTTCCGCGGCCACCACACGCGCACTCACACCGATCCCCCCGCCCACGCTCTGCGCACGCGCGGCGAGCGGAGAGGCGAGGAGGAGGATCGTGGCGGCCAGCAGCGGGAGTGAGCGCATTTCAAGACTCGCGGAAGAGGGTGGCTCCGGCGAGTCGTCGTAAAGCGAGGAGCGAGCCGCGTCTCCCTGTGCGCTAAACGCATGCGCTATAGCAAGTTAACTTAGTGCAAGGTGGTCCTGTTCTGTCGAGAAACCGGACGGTGTAGCGGATACCTTGCGGAGTAACAACACGAGAGGCCGATGAATGGCCATTCGTCGCGTTTCCGGTCAGTGTATGGCGTAGCAAAGAGGCGCGAGGGATATTCTCCTCGCGCCTCTTTTGCTTCCATCGAGCGGATGTTCAGTGCTTACCGGGGGGCGGCACGCCCCACCGCTTCGACCGTGTCCGCGACGGTGCCCATGTCAAAGGGCTTGAGGATGACGGGCACCTCGGAGGCGGAGAGGGCGTCGGCCGTCTGGTCGCCGAGGGCATCGCCGCTCATGAAGACCAGGCGCCGGTCCATCCCGTCGCCGCGCTCGCGCAGGCGGGCGTGCAGGCGGTCGCCGCTCAGGCCGGGCATGCGCACGTCGGAGAGGATCACGTCGAAGCCGCCCTCCGACTCCAGCATGCGCAGCGCTTCGCCGCCCTCGGCGGCGACGCTCACGCGATGGCCGCGGCGGGCCAGGTAGCGCGAGAGGGTGCGGCGGATGCTGTCCTCGTCGTCCACCACCAGCACGCGCAGCGTTTCCGCGGCGGTGGTGAGCGCTTCGCGGACGGGGGGCGGCTCGGCCCTCCCCTCCTCGGCGGCGGGGAAGTCGATGCGAAAGGTGGTCCCCTCCCCCGGCACGCTCTCCACGTGGATGCGCCCGCCGTGGTCCGCCACCATCCCGTGCACCAGCGCCAGGCCAAGGCCGGTGCCCTCGCCGGGCGCCTTGGTGGTGTAGAAGGGGTCGAAGATGCGCTCCAGCGCCTCCGGCGGAATGCCGGACCCGTTGTCCACCACGTACACCGAAACGCCCCGCTCGCCCGACTGCGTGCGCACGGTGATGCGCGGGTCGGGGCGGCCGGCCAGCGCCTGCTCCGCGTTGACCACCAGGTTCAGAAGCACCTGCTCCATCTGCCCCCGGTCGGCCATGATGGCGGGGAGCGCGGCGTCCAGCTCGGTGCCCACCGCGATGTTGTAGGTGCCCAGCGAATAGCCGCGCACCTGCAGGACGTGGCCGATCACGTTGTTGAGGTCCACCCGCTCGCGCGGCGTGTCCTCCTCCTGCGTGTCGCGCGCCAGGCGGCGCAGGTTGGCCACGATCTGCGCGGCGCGGTCCGCCTCGCGCTTCATCACCTCCAGCGCCTCGCGGTCCTCCAGCGTGCGGGAGTCCATCAGCATCAGCGCGGTGAAGCCCTTGATGGCGGTCAGCGGGTTGTTGAGCTCGTGCGCCACGCCCCCCACCAGCGTCCCCAGCCCCGCCAGCCGCTCGGCGCGCCGCAGGTGCCGCTCGCGCTCCAGCCGCTCGGTGGCGTCCTGCACGATGGTGAAGAGGCAGCGGCCGCCCCCCTCCGCGCCGTCCACCGCGGAGACGAACAGGTCGAGCGGAACACGCCGCCCGTCGTCCATCCGCGTCCGCCACACCAGCCCGCTCCACTCCCCGGCCTCGCCGATGCCGCGGGCGATCTCCTCCTCCTGCGCGCCCTCGGCGTCGGGAACGAGGGCGTCCATGTACGCCTGCGCGTCCGCCGCCAGGGGGATTCCCAGGATTTCCGTGTAGGCGCGGTTCACGAAGATCACCCGTCCGCGCTCGTCGGTGATGCTCACCCCCTGCGCCAGGTTGCCCAGCGCCAGGTGGAGGAGCTTCATCTCGGCGAGCAGCTCCTGCTCGTCCGTGATGTCGCGCCCGATGCCGTGGATGCCGGTCACGCGCCCGTCTTCGTGGATGACCGTGGCGTTGACGGAGACGCGGCGCAGCTCCCCCGACGGCCGCGTCAGGTCCATCTCCATCAGCGCCTTGTCGGTGGCGCCGGTCAGGAGGTCGATGAAGATGCGCTCGATGGCGGGAAGGTCCTTGGGGGCGATGATGGCGCCGAAGTAGCTGCCGAGGACGGTGTGGCTCTCGCGGCCCAGCAGCGCCTCGCCGGCCCGGTTCAGCTCCACGAAGCGCCCCTGTACGTCCAGCGCGTAGATGGCGAACGGCGAAGTGCTCACCAACCGGCGGTAGTGCGCCTCGCTGCGCGCCTGCTCGGCGAGGTGCACGCGCTGCGCGATCTCGGTGGTCACCGCGTCCGCCAGGTCGGCCAGCACCTGCTGCTCGTCGTGGCTCCAGCTGCGCGGGCGGTGGTCCAGTACGCAGAGGGTGCCCAGGACGTGGCCGTCCGGCGTGCGGATCGGGTAGCCGGCATAGGCGCGGTACCCCTGCTCCCGCACCGCCAGCGTGTCGCGCACGCGCGGGTCCGCCGCGGCGTCCTCCAGCAGCAGCGGCCCCCCGGCGTCGATGGCGTGGCGGCAGAACGACTCCGAAACCGGGGTGTAGCTCCCCGCCGCGCCATCCACCCCCACGCAGCTCTTGACGTACTGCCGGTCGGCGTCCAGGAGCGTCACCAGCGCGACCGGCGCGTTCAGCAGGCGCGCGGCCAGGCGGGTGAAACGGTCAAAGGACGCCTCGGCCGGCGAGTCCATCAGGCCGAGGAGCTCCAGCGCGGAGAGGCGTTGCGGATCGTCGATCGCGCCCAAAACGGAACCGGTCGGGGGAAGGGTACGGCACACCCGTCGTGCATGCTTCCCATACAACGAGCCACGGCGCGTGTTCCGGGCCTCGGCGTGCAAGTACCGCCCTGTTTGCGCCATCATCACTCTCGCGCCGCGTCCTCCACCACCGCGCCGGGGAGGAGAACGGTAAAAGTACTACCCTTTCCGGGCAAGCTCTCTGCCCAGATTCGCCCGCCGTGGAGTCCCACGATGTTGCGGCAGATGGGGAGCCCCAGCCCGGTGCCCCCCTTCTCGCGGCTGTCCGACGAGTCCACCTGCTGGAAGCGCTCGAAGATCGACTCCAGCTTCGCCGCGGGGATGCCGCGCCCCTGGTCGCGCACCTGCACGCGCAGGTCGGCGCCCACCACTTCGGCGCGCACCCACACGGCGCCGCCGCGCGGCGAGTACTTGGCCGCGTTGGAAACCAGGTTGGTGAGCACCTGCGCGATGCGGTCGGGGTCCACGTTCACCGCCACGTCGGGGAGGTCGGTCACCAGCAGGAGGTCGGCCTGCTCCAGCAGGGGGCGGATGGTGTCGATGGCGTCGTCGGCGATCTGGCGGATGGAGAAGGGGCGCCGCTCGATCTCCAGCTTGCCGGAGGCCATCTTCTCCAGGTCCAGCACGTTGTCGATCAGCCGGCCCAGCCGCTCGGAATTCGCCAGCGCCAGTGCAACCATGCGCGCGGCGCGCTCGGGGTAGTTGGCAAGCACGCCGCCGTGCAGCAGCCCCAGCGATCCGCGGATGGCGGTGAGCGGGGTGCGCAGCTCGTGGCTCACCAGCGAGATCAGCTCGTCCTTGAGCCGCTCGTGCGCGCGGCGCTGCGTCACGTCGCGCGCGATCCCGCTGAGCCCCATCACCCGCCCGCCCACCACCTCCAGCTGCACCCGCTGCTCCAGCCAGAGCTCGGCGCCGTCCACCACCAGCGGCACCTCGCGCACGGTGGTGGGGATGCGGTCGCGGAGCTGGGCGCAGTAGAACTCGCGCACCTCGTGGCGCACGTCCTCGCGCACCATCTCCGTGGCGCTGCGCCCCACGACTCCCTCGCCCAGCAGCGCGCACGCCGAGGGGTTGGCGTAGGTCACCACGCCGCGCGTGTCGGTACGGCAGATGGCGTCGGTGGCGTCCTCCACCAGGGTGCGGTAGCGCGCCTCGGCGGCGGCCAGCGACTGCGTGTGGAGCGCGCGCACCTCCAGCAGGTTGCGGATGCGCAGCAGCGCCTCCCCCGGCTCGAACGGCTTGGAGAGGAAGTCGCGCGCGCCGCACGCCAGCGCCTGCTGCACCACCGTCGCACGGTCTTCGCCGGTGACCACCAGGATGGGGACGGCGCCGCCCGCCAGCGAGCGCACGTCCTGCACGACGTCGAAGCCGTGCCGGTCCGGCATGCGCAGGTCCACGATCACCAGGTCCGGCTCCACCTCCGCGCAGAGCGGCGCCACCTCGCCGCCGCGCGTGGCGAACCACACGCGGCGGTAGCCGGCGCGCGCCAGGAGGCGCTTCATCACCTCGATGACGCCCGGGTCGTCGTCCGCCACCACGATGCGGCAGTCGCGGAGCTGCTCGGGCGCCAGGAGCGGGTCGTGGGGCAATGCGACGGTGCGATGGGGGCGGCGTGCCAGGATGCTGCGCGGCTGCGGGTCCAATATGGAGGGCATCGGCGTCCGGTCAAATTGCGGGGGCCGCGGACGGATGTCCGCGTGCCCCGCAAAGGCAGGGAGCGTGCCGATGCCGGGTCGCAGCGCAAGTGGTTGCGCGCCATACATTTGAGTTGGCGCGGAGGGGGTGCGGCGGCGTCCGGCTTCTGTACGCCGTCGCGAATCCAGACGGGTGCTTAGAAACCTACTTCCTGAACGGAGCGCCTACGCCGCCTCTGTCTCCGCGCCGTAGACCGTGCGCGTAGTGAAGGAAACGACTGCCGCTACCGGTGCCGTACCGGCCCGCGCTCCGCAGTCCGTACAGGCCTGGCTATGGAGCATGGGCCAGTCCGGAGCTGGCAGCGTGGATCGCTTCCTTCACTTCGCATTCGAATCCGGCGTGGAAGCACGGATTGGGGGGTGCTCCGTTCAGGAAATGGGCGACGCCGCTGCGTTGTGTTCGATACCCTGCTAGCGGTCGCGGCGCGCCGCGTCGTGGGCGCGGAAGTGCGCGTGGAGCACGGGGAGGGCGGCCTCGAAGGCGGCGACTACCGTGGGGTCGAATTGCGTGCCGGAACAGCGCCGGATCTCGGCCACCGCGGCTTCCCAGGGGAGGGCGTCGCGGTAGGCGCGGGCGGAGGTCATGGCGTCCAGCGTGTCGGCCACGGCCAGGACGCGCGCCGCCAGCGGGATGCGGTCGCCCGCCAGCCCGTCCGGGTAGCCGTACCCGTCCCACCGCTCGTGATGCCAGCGCACCACGCCGATCACCAGCGGGTCGTCGATCAGCGGCTCCAGGATGCGCGCGCCGGCCGCGGGGTGCCCCTCCATCAGCTCCAGCTCGGCCGTGGTGAGCGTCCCCGGCTTGTTGAGCACCGAGTCCGGGATGCCGATCTTTCCCACGTCGTGCAGGTCGCCCGCCAGCGGAAAGCGCAGCAGGTCGATCCCGCCCGTCACCTCGGCCATGGACATGGCGTAGGCGGTGACGCGCTTGGCGTGGCCGGCGGTGTAGGCATCCTTGACCTCCACGGCGGTGACCAGCGCCCGCGCCGCGCGCAGAATCCAGAGCCGGCTCTCCGCGTCGCGGTGGCGTAGGCGGGCCTCCAGCAGGTCGCGCTCGCGGGCGGCGGCGCGCTCGGCCCGCTGCCGCGCGACGGACTGCTCCACCTGCAGCCGCAGCTCGTCCAGCTCGAAGGGCTTCAGCAGCACCGCGTCCACCCCGCGCTCCACCGCCCCGACTAGAGCGGGTACGTCGGCGTCGCCGCTCATCAGCACGCTGCGCACCCCCGGCAGGCGCGCGCGCACCTCCTGCAGCAGCTCAAGCCCGCTGGAGACCGGAAGGCGCAGGTCGGTCACCACGACGTCGAAGCGTTCGCTCTCCAGCAGCTCCAGCGCCTCGTCCGCGCCGGCGGCGCTGCGCACGTGGTAGCCGCGCTCCTGCAGGAAGACGCGTATCAGCCGGCGCACCGAGTGGTCGTCGTCCACGACCAGGATGCGCGGGGCTTCGGATGCGGGGTCGCTCAAGGGGAGAGGCCGGGAGGAGGAGGATGCGATACGGGGGGGCGTCGGGCGAGAATCGGTACGTATGGGACATTCTGTCATCGCGAGGCCTCTTTGTCCAGTCCCGCGCGGCCTGAGCGGGAATGGGCCAACTTCTTGCCGTGACGGGGGGTGCCGGATCACACCCCACACTGCCCGTTCGCATTCCATGAGCCAGATGCTCGCAGTCATTCTCGGCGGCGGCGCCGGGACGCGCCTCTTCCCGTTGACCAAGGACCGCGCCAAACCCGCCGTGCCGCTCGCGGGCAAGTACCGCCTCATCGACGTTCCCATCTCCAACTGCATCAGCAGCGGGCTGTACCGGATGTTCGTGCTTACGCAGTACAACTCCGCCAGCCTCAACAGCCACATCACGCACTCGTACGTCTTCGACCGCTTCCACGGCGGCTTCGTGACGATCCTGGCGGCCGAGCAGACCGCCTCGTCGGAGCTGTGGTACCAGGGGACGGCGGACGCGGTGCGCCAGTCGATGCCGCACATCCGCAGCGTGCCGCACGAGCGCGTCATCATCCTCTCGGGCGACCAGCTCTACGCGATGGACTACCGCAAGATGCTGGCGCACCACGACGCGACGGGCGCCGACATCACGGTGGCCGCCACGCCGGTGACGGCCGAGGACGCGCCCGGCTTCGGCATCATGCACACGGACGAGGCGCACCGCATCACGGCCTTCTACGAGAAGCCGCGGCACGAGGAGCTGGCGGGCAAGGAGAGCCCGGCCACGCCGGAGATGGAGGCCGCGGGGCGGATCTACCTGGCGTCGATGGGCATCTACATCTTCAACGCCGGCACCCTGCGCGACGTGCTGGACCGCAAGCCGGACGACCACGACTTCGGCAAGCAGATCATCCCCGGCGCCATCGAGGAGCTCAAGGTGGTGGCGTACCCGTTCGCGGGGTACTGGAACGACATCGGGACGGTGCGGTCGTACTTCGAGACGAGCATCATGCTGGCCCAGCCGCACCCCGCGTTCAACCTGTACGACCCGGCGATGCCGCTGTACACCAACGCGCGCATGCTGCCGCCCGCCAAGATGACCCGCACGCGCCTGGAGCACGCCATCGTGGCCGAGGGGAGCATCATCGAGGACAGCGAGATCACGGACTCGGTGGTGGGGATCCGCTCGTACATCTCCGGCGGCACGCGCATCCACCGCGCGGTGCTGCTGGGCTCGGACTATTACGGGTGGCAGGAAGGCGAGACGCGCAACTACGCCCAGGGCCCCCTGCGCCCCGGCATCGGCGAGGGCACGCGCATCGAGAACGCCATCGTGGACCGCAACGTCGCCATCGGCAAGCGCTGCATCATCACGAACCGCGAGGGCATCCGCGACGGCGAGGGCCCCAACTGGTACATCCGCGACGGGATCGTGGTGATCCCAAAGAACGCGGAGATACCGGATGGGACCGTCATCTGAAAAAGAAGTGCGGTAGTGCGTGAGTGCGCCCTGGCGACGGAACAGCGGTTCACGCAGAGACACAGAGACAACAGAGAGCCGCAAAGGGGGGTCTCTCTTCCATCCCTTTCCCTGTTACTCTGTGTCTCCGTGTGAGATGTAGTTCGGCAGTACCCACGAAGTTGAACGCACCAACGCACAAACGCACTGTCCATGCGCATCGCCCTCTTCACCAACGAGTACCCGCCCCACGTCTACGGCGGGGCGGGCGTCCACGTGGAGTACCTGTCCAGCGAGCTGGCGCGGCTGGAGGGGGGGGCCCACACGGTCGACGTGCTGGCGTTCGGCGAGCAGCGGGAGAGCCACGGCAGCCTGCACGTGCGCGGCATCCCGGTGCCGGTGAAGCTGTCCGCGCAGGACCCGCGTCACGAGCGGCTGCTGGACGCGCTGGCCCGCAACCTGGCGATGGTGGGCGCGGTGCAGGCCCCGGACATCGTCCACTGCCACACCTGGTACTCGCACCTCGCCGGCTCGCTGGCCCGCCCGCTGACCGGCGCACGGCTGGTGCTGACCACTCACTCGCTGGAGCCCCACCGCCCCTGGAAGGTGGAGCAGCTCGGCACCGCGTACGACGTCACCACCTGGATCGAGCGCACCGCCTACCAGAACGCGGACGGAGTGGTCGCCGTCTCCCAGGCGATGAAGGCGGACGT
Proteins encoded:
- a CDS encoding ATP-binding protein yields the protein MPSILDPQPRSILARRPHRTVALPHDPLLAPEQLRDCRIVVADDDPGVIEVMKRLLARAGYRRVWFATRGGEVAPLCAEVEPDLVIVDLRMPDRHGFDVVQDVRSLAGGAVPILVVTGEDRATVVQQALACGARDFLSKPFEPGEALLRIRNLLEVRALHTQSLAAAEARYRTLVEDATDAICRTDTRGVVTYANPSACALLGEGVVGRSATEMVREDVRHEVREFYCAQLRDRIPTTVREVPLVVDGAELWLEQRVQLEVVGGRVMGLSGIARDVTQRRAHERLKDELISLVSHELRTPLTAIRGSLGLLHGGVLANYPERAARMVALALANSERLGRLIDNVLDLEKMASGKLEIERRPFSIRQIADDAIDTIRPLLEQADLLLVTDLPDVAVNVDPDRIAQVLTNLVSNAAKYSPRGGAVWVRAEVVGADLRVQVRDQGRGIPAAKLESIFERFQQVDSSDSREKGGTGLGLPICRNIVGLHGGRIWAESLPGKGSTFTVLLPGAVVEDAARE
- a CDS encoding glucose-1-phosphate adenylyltransferase; amino-acid sequence: MLAVILGGGAGTRLFPLTKDRAKPAVPLAGKYRLIDVPISNCISSGLYRMFVLTQYNSASLNSHITHSYVFDRFHGGFVTILAAEQTASSELWYQGTADAVRQSMPHIRSVPHERVIILSGDQLYAMDYRKMLAHHDATGADITVAATPVTAEDAPGFGIMHTDEAHRITAFYEKPRHEELAGKESPATPEMEAAGRIYLASMGIYIFNAGTLRDVLDRKPDDHDFGKQIIPGAIEELKVVAYPFAGYWNDIGTVRSYFETSIMLAQPHPAFNLYDPAMPLYTNARMLPPAKMTRTRLEHAIVAEGSIIEDSEITDSVVGIRSYISGGTRIHRAVLLGSDYYGWQEGETRNYAQGPLRPGIGEGTRIENAIVDRNVAIGKRCIITNREGIRDGEGPNWYIRDGIVVIPKNAEIPDGTVI
- a CDS encoding PAS domain S-box protein; protein product: MGAIDDPQRLSALELLGLMDSPAEASFDRFTRLAARLLNAPVALVTLLDADRQYVKSCVGVDGAAGSYTPVSESFCRHAIDAGGPLLLEDAAADPRVRDTLAVREQGYRAYAGYPIRTPDGHVLGTLCVLDHRPRSWSHDEQQVLADLADAVTTEIAQRVHLAEQARSEAHYRRLVSTSPFAIYALDVQGRFVELNRAGEALLGRESHTVLGSYFGAIIAPKDLPAIERIFIDLLTGATDKALMEMDLTRPSGELRRVSVNATVIHEDGRVTGIHGIGRDITDEQELLAEMKLLHLALGNLAQGVSITDERGRVIFVNRAYTEILGIPLAADAQAYMDALVPDAEGAQEEEIARGIGEAGEWSGLVWRTRMDDGRRVPLDLFVSAVDGAEGGGRCLFTIVQDATERLERERHLRRAERLAGLGTLVGGVAHELNNPLTAIKGFTALMLMDSRTLEDREALEVMKREADRAAQIVANLRRLARDTQEEDTPRERVDLNNVIGHVLQVRGYSLGTYNIAVGTELDAALPAIMADRGQMEQVLLNLVVNAEQALAGRPDPRITVRTQSGERGVSVYVVDNGSGIPPEALERIFDPFYTTKAPGEGTGLGLALVHGMVADHGGRIHVESVPGEGTTFRIDFPAAEEGRAEPPPVREALTTAAETLRVLVVDDEDSIRRTLSRYLARRGHRVSVAAEGGEALRMLESEGGFDVILSDVRMPGLSGDRLHARLRERGDGMDRRLVFMSGDALGDQTADALSASEVPVILKPFDMGTVADTVEAVGRAAPR
- a CDS encoding HD domain-containing phosphohydrolase, translating into MSDPASEAPRILVVDDDHSVRRLIRVFLQERGYHVRSAAGADEALELLESERFDVVVTDLRLPVSSGLELLQEVRARLPGVRSVLMSGDADVPALVGAVERGVDAVLLKPFELDELRLQVEQSVARQRAERAAARERDLLEARLRHRDAESRLWILRAARALVTAVEVKDAYTAGHAKRVTAYAMSMAEVTGGIDLLRFPLAGDLHDVGKIGIPDSVLNKPGTLTTAELELMEGHPAAGARILEPLIDDPLVIGVVRWHHERWDGYGYPDGLAGDRIPLAARVLAVADTLDAMTSARAYRDALPWEAAVAEIRRCSGTQFDPTVVAAFEAALPVLHAHFRAHDAARRDR
- a CDS encoding ATP-binding protein translates to MRVATHDEAVAAALSGTCDAVVLRDGGDALGCVRQLAGHAVPVIVLVEEGDPAEFARAGAAASLPYAAATPELLECLLRHAMAARQVIAREEGCRHLLELLREAVLVQSGEAVAYANAAAAAMLGLSRPEDLLGRPVAELFHPELRERAAEYIRTAAAGERALPAHERLLGADGAAIDVEITAGAVEYAGEPSVLIVARDIRERLRLEEQLRLAQRMEAVGRLAGGVAHDFNNLLTTIKGNADLLAMDIPADSPSVEDVAEIQSATVRAAALTRQLLAFGRGQVLIPRVLDLNAALSASLPMLRSLVPEKVEVATVLDPAISPVHADPQQLDQVLVNLALNARDAMPHGGTLRLVTTNAVVAESDPRPAYMAAGEYVRLSVSDDGHGMDDTTRQQVFEPFFTTHGPGKGAGLGLATVYGIVKQSGGYITVESELGRGTTFHILLPRVTDTDPAADAPPELAPATARGTVLLVEDEDPVRRVTARALFRRGFGVLEARDGREALELWEEHGATVDVVLTDLVMPHMGGEELARHLGAASPALPILFMTGYTRGAALNREALGPGAEVVHKPFDADELAERIARMLER